In Pedobacter sp. W3I1, one DNA window encodes the following:
- a CDS encoding sugar phosphate isomerase/epimerase, translating into MSQTRRKFLQNTAVVTAASILAPIQNMSANELKNIKAKAGYELLFMQTDWGFGGTRDEFCAAAKKEGYEGIEVWWPAEDKAIKELFDAVKKYKLEIGFLCAGSESNITEHLASFKKSLDAICANTYQKPVYINCHSGKDYFSYEENKQIIDYATAKSKSSGIPVYHETHRSRMMFAVHVAKNFAEKNPELRFTLDISHWCNVHESLLSDQKQTIDFILGKTEHIHSRVGHPEGPQVNDPRAPEWAKVVEAHLAWWDKIIARKKKNGERMTILTEFGPADYMPTLPYTRQPLADQWPINVYMMNLLRKRYK; encoded by the coding sequence ATGAGCCAAACCAGAAGAAAATTCTTACAAAATACAGCTGTCGTAACGGCAGCATCTATTTTAGCCCCCATCCAAAACATGAGTGCTAACGAACTTAAAAATATAAAAGCAAAAGCTGGCTACGAATTATTATTTATGCAAACCGATTGGGGTTTTGGAGGCACAAGAGATGAGTTTTGCGCAGCAGCCAAAAAAGAAGGATACGAAGGTATTGAAGTATGGTGGCCAGCTGAGGATAAGGCGATAAAAGAACTTTTTGATGCGGTTAAGAAATATAAACTGGAAATTGGGTTTTTATGCGCCGGATCAGAGTCGAACATAACTGAGCATTTAGCTTCCTTCAAAAAAAGTTTAGATGCCATTTGTGCTAATACTTATCAAAAACCAGTTTACATCAATTGCCATTCGGGAAAAGATTATTTCAGTTACGAAGAGAATAAACAGATTATCGATTACGCAACGGCCAAAAGCAAATCGTCCGGTATACCGGTTTATCACGAAACGCATCGTAGCCGCATGATGTTCGCCGTACATGTTGCCAAAAATTTTGCGGAGAAAAATCCAGAATTAAGGTTTACTTTAGATATTTCACATTGGTGCAATGTGCACGAGAGTTTATTATCTGACCAGAAACAAACCATCGATTTTATTTTAGGAAAGACAGAACATATCCACTCGCGGGTTGGGCACCCCGAAGGGCCACAGGTAAACGATCCGCGGGCACCGGAATGGGCAAAAGTGGTAGAAGCACACCTGGCCTGGTGGGACAAAATTATAGCACGTAAAAAGAAAAACGGCGAGCGTATGACTATTCTCACCGAATTTGGTCCGGCTGATTATATGCCTACCCTGCCTTATACGCGCCAACCCCTTGCCGATCAATGGCCAATAAATGTTTACATGATGAATTTATTAAGAAAGAGATATAAATAA
- a CDS encoding c-type cytochrome domain-containing protein yields MLEFFGRFHPVFVHLPIGILLLGCICILLSFAAKFINLKPAIPIMLLLGALSAVVSCITGYLLANGGDYDGKLVSNHQWMGISVAVLSFILWMIYLKVKSNAILGTIAVVLIVLISITGHLGGSLTHGSDYLTAPLKSGSTKGGAAIPPIPNVQEAFIYQNAIQPLFQNRCYSCHGSEKQKGKLRLDQEEYILKGGEDGHTIVKGKADDSELMKRILLPLNDEDHMAPKEKPQLTPNEITLLKWWIDNGADFKKKFKDLPQPENIKTILASLQKGESGAGQIKASDIPAKEVSAVDNKVLKKFTDAGISVFPVAQNTNYLSANFINAQSLDKDVLDLIKSIEKQLLWLKLENNKVNDQTLTAIKDCINLTRLNLNNTQITDAGLASLKDLDQLQSLSLVGTKITAKGINQLKKLKNLKFLYIYQTGVNKTDLASIKKLLPKVSLDTGNYTLPKLAQDTTVFKAP; encoded by the coding sequence ATGTTAGAATTTTTTGGCCGCTTTCACCCAGTCTTTGTCCACCTTCCTATTGGAATTTTGTTACTTGGCTGTATTTGTATTCTCTTATCATTTGCTGCAAAATTTATCAATTTAAAGCCAGCCATTCCTATTATGCTGCTTTTGGGTGCGTTAAGTGCTGTTGTATCTTGCATCACTGGTTATTTATTGGCCAATGGTGGCGATTATGACGGTAAACTGGTGAGTAATCACCAATGGATGGGGATCAGCGTTGCTGTATTATCTTTTATATTGTGGATGATTTACCTGAAGGTTAAATCAAATGCAATATTAGGCACAATAGCTGTGGTTCTCATCGTGCTCATTTCAATTACAGGGCATTTAGGCGGTTCTTTAACCCATGGTTCTGATTATTTAACCGCACCGTTAAAATCGGGCAGTACAAAAGGCGGTGCAGCTATTCCACCAATTCCCAATGTTCAGGAAGCCTTTATTTACCAAAATGCCATTCAACCCCTCTTTCAAAATAGATGTTATAGTTGCCATGGCAGCGAAAAACAGAAAGGCAAGCTAAGGTTGGATCAGGAAGAATATATTTTAAAGGGCGGAGAAGATGGACACACGATTGTAAAGGGTAAAGCCGACGATAGTGAGCTAATGAAGCGGATTTTATTGCCGTTGAATGATGAAGATCATATGGCGCCAAAAGAAAAGCCTCAACTCACCCCCAACGAAATTACCTTGTTAAAATGGTGGATTGATAATGGTGCCGATTTTAAAAAGAAATTTAAAGATCTCCCTCAACCAGAAAATATAAAAACAATTTTAGCCAGCCTGCAAAAAGGTGAAAGTGGGGCCGGGCAAATCAAAGCCAGCGATATTCCAGCCAAAGAGGTTTCGGCAGTTGATAATAAAGTATTGAAAAAATTTACCGATGCAGGGATTAGCGTATTTCCGGTTGCCCAGAATACCAATTATCTTTCGGCCAATTTTATCAATGCACAATCGTTAGATAAAGATGTTTTGGATCTGATAAAATCAATCGAAAAACAGCTCCTTTGGCTTAAGTTAGAAAACAATAAGGTAAACGATCAAACCTTAACTGCAATAAAGGATTGCATAAACTTAACCAGGTTAAACTTAAATAATACCCAGATAACGGATGCTGGTTTAGCATCGCTAAAAGATCTGGATCAGTTGCAATCGTTGAGTTTGGTTGGGACAAAAATTACGGCAAAAGGAATTAATCAATTAAAGAAACTTAAAAATTTAAAATTTCTGTATATCTACCAAACGGGGGTAAATAAAACAGACCTGGCCAGCATAAAAAAACTATTGCCTAAAGTAAGTTTAGATACCGGAAATTACACTTTACCCAAACTTGCCCAAGATACCACAGTATTTAAAGCACCTTAA
- a CDS encoding PKD domain-containing protein — MRYFSLISFLLVLLNLTAFGKLIPPINDELINAINMTNTSAYCSGDAEFNNLEATPSNYNKALNWPAVGKDVWFKFTASKFDVNISVSGKINAGSTNTLIDPLLALYSFDAATGFISELPGTQATSNNVISLYKGALTVGQVYYVRVSATNDVTGSFKLCIDNYFPPIQPGQDCGTFSVLCTKETFTQLNVTGSGANNHESAGTCLGTESNSAWYMFKASAPGDFTFVITPTVTTNDIDWIFYDLGVNGDCSKIGAANAIRCASGSGVTCSPAYYKTGLSMTETDLTESAGCPPGQNGFVKYVDLEQDHVYAILIDNYSGGNNGFTIEFGGTADFAGPTAEIDVQKLNPCTDSQAYVFESRASNFASLKWSFGEGASLVSATTAGPFTITYNTPGEKVVVLEAKGTNGCNVVTTQTFIVANTPEKPAIMASNVNLCQGDILKLSTPFLNLASYHWSGPNGFSSAQQNPEIPVNGPELIGTYKLYVQVGDCVSEVNSINILSVDLKPEAIFSIEVNNKCEINQSFSFINTSKNYTKLIWDFGTDVKSQVATNNDSKILTFASVGLKTITLTVETNNGCIATLKKDILVELKPEKPEITSNQALFCLKDVIKLTVPAQEGISYAWSGPNNYSASTNAIEIPVTDLNLAGQYQVILTSGTCNSEPATIVIPAIARIPIAKFYTEPTFDVKFSAPVPITFTNTSLYGDFYEWNFGDGFTSSEQNPTHIYQTDGLFRITLTAFSKNGCANSITQGDLIIKKNASTFVPNAFSPNGDGINDELVVGVTNLKKYNIQIFNRLGTQVFLTNNIFENWNGTFKGNALPVGVYYYIILGTNLSNNNVKYSGSITLIR; from the coding sequence ATGCGCTACTTCTCATTAATTTCTTTTTTATTGGTATTATTAAACCTCACTGCCTTTGGAAAACTTATCCCACCTATTAATGACGAACTGATAAATGCCATAAATATGACCAATACCAGTGCATATTGTAGTGGCGATGCCGAATTTAATAATTTAGAAGCAACCCCGAGCAATTATAATAAAGCCTTAAACTGGCCGGCTGTGGGAAAAGATGTTTGGTTTAAGTTTACCGCATCTAAATTTGATGTAAATATTTCTGTTAGTGGTAAAATTAATGCCGGCAGTACAAACACTTTAATTGATCCATTGCTTGCTTTATATTCATTTGATGCCGCAACTGGTTTTATAAGCGAGTTACCTGGCACGCAAGCCACATCAAATAATGTTATTTCTTTATATAAAGGCGCTTTAACGGTTGGGCAGGTTTACTATGTTAGGGTAAGCGCGACGAACGATGTTACCGGTAGCTTTAAACTTTGCATCGATAATTATTTCCCACCAATACAACCAGGACAAGATTGTGGAACATTTTCAGTATTGTGCACAAAAGAAACATTTACCCAATTGAATGTAACTGGCTCAGGGGCAAACAATCACGAATCGGCAGGAACCTGCCTGGGTACAGAGTCGAACTCGGCCTGGTATATGTTTAAGGCATCTGCACCCGGCGACTTTACTTTTGTTATTACACCTACAGTAACCACAAACGACATTGACTGGATTTTTTACGATTTAGGCGTGAACGGGGATTGTAGTAAAATTGGTGCGGCAAATGCCATCCGGTGTGCCTCGGGCAGTGGGGTAACATGTAGCCCTGCCTATTATAAAACTGGCTTAAGTATGACTGAAACCGATTTAACTGAATCAGCGGGTTGTCCGCCTGGTCAAAATGGCTTTGTAAAATATGTAGATCTGGAACAGGACCATGTTTATGCCATATTAATCGATAATTATTCTGGAGGGAATAATGGCTTTACGATAGAATTTGGCGGTACTGCTGACTTTGCGGGCCCAACTGCCGAGATTGATGTTCAGAAACTAAATCCATGTACCGACAGCCAGGCGTACGTCTTCGAAAGCAGGGCGTCCAATTTTGCTTCTTTAAAATGGTCTTTTGGCGAAGGGGCAAGTTTGGTATCAGCTACCACAGCCGGACCATTTACCATCACCTATAACACCCCGGGAGAAAAAGTTGTGGTTTTAGAAGCCAAAGGCACAAACGGGTGCAATGTAGTGACTACTCAAACTTTTATTGTAGCAAACACACCCGAAAAACCTGCAATAATGGCTTCGAATGTTAATTTGTGCCAGGGAGACATATTAAAATTATCAACTCCTTTTTTAAATTTAGCAAGCTATCACTGGTCAGGACCAAATGGTTTTAGTTCAGCACAACAAAATCCTGAAATTCCAGTAAACGGACCAGAGCTAATTGGAACATACAAACTTTATGTTCAGGTTGGAGATTGTGTAAGTGAGGTAAATTCAATAAACATTTTATCAGTCGATTTAAAACCTGAGGCAATTTTTTCAATTGAGGTTAATAATAAATGCGAAATAAACCAGTCTTTTTCGTTTATCAATACTTCTAAAAATTACACGAAGCTTATCTGGGATTTTGGCACAGATGTAAAAAGTCAGGTTGCAACGAATAACGACAGCAAAATCTTAACCTTTGCATCGGTTGGGCTTAAAACAATCACATTAACCGTTGAAACCAATAATGGCTGTATTGCTACACTTAAAAAAGATATTTTGGTGGAATTGAAGCCGGAAAAACCAGAAATCACTAGCAATCAGGCTTTGTTTTGTTTAAAAGACGTAATAAAACTAACTGTGCCTGCACAAGAAGGTATTTCTTATGCCTGGAGCGGACCAAACAATTATTCCGCAAGCACAAATGCCATTGAAATTCCGGTAACAGACCTTAATCTGGCAGGACAGTATCAGGTTATATTAACATCGGGCACTTGTAATTCCGAACCAGCAACGATCGTTATTCCGGCCATTGCCAGAATTCCAATAGCTAAATTTTATACGGAACCTACCTTTGACGTTAAATTTTCTGCTCCAGTACCCATAACATTTACCAATACCTCACTCTATGGAGATTTTTATGAGTGGAATTTTGGCGATGGTTTTACCTCTTCAGAACAAAACCCTACCCACATTTATCAAACGGATGGATTATTCCGAATTACTTTAACTGCATTTTCTAAAAACGGCTGCGCTAATTCAATCACCCAAGGCGACCTCATTATCAAAAAAAATGCATCCACATTTGTTCCAAATGCATTTTCGCCAAATGGTGATGGGATTAATGATGAACTGGTTGTTGGTGTAACAAATCTCAAGAAATATAACATTCAGATTTTTAACCGCCTAGGCACCCAGGTTTTCTTAACCAATAACATATTCGAAAACTGGAACGGCACTTTTAAAGGCAACGCACTCCCTGTTGGCGTATACTATTATATCATATTAGGCACTAACCTATCAAATAACAATGTTAAATATTCAGGTTCGATAACGCTAATCAGGTAA
- a CDS encoding GH1 family beta-glucosidase, translating into MIKASDFGSDFLWGVATAAAQIEGTATQYGKGPSIWDTFTAKNGKIKKNHKLDPACDFYHRYAEDIALVKLLGFKVFRFSIAWSRILPAGRGEINQEGIRFYHNLIDECLTHGITPYITLYHWDLPQALEDEGGWTSFSINAAFNAFVSICALAYGDKVKNWIVLNEPFGYTSLGYMLGVHAPGKTGLSNFFPAVLHTALAQADGGKILRAEISKANIGTTFSCSEVIPNTQSDNDILTAKRVDCLMNRLFVEPTQGMGFPTANWDVLEKFQIEYGTWRLHERMKFDFDFIGLQNYFPLVVKYNAFIPIVQAWEVKAKSRKKPHTAMGWEVNADSFYNIVKQFAAYPNIKNILITENGAAYHDKLMNGKVEDPERIEYFKLYLNALLKLKKEGINVTGYMAWTLMDNFEWAEGFTARFGLIYNDFKTQERTIKDSGYWWQNFLRS; encoded by the coding sequence ATGATTAAGGCAAGCGATTTCGGTTCAGATTTTTTGTGGGGTGTAGCTACTGCTGCAGCCCAGATAGAAGGTACTGCCACACAGTATGGTAAGGGACCATCCATTTGGGATACCTTTACAGCGAAAAACGGGAAGATAAAAAAGAACCATAAATTAGATCCTGCTTGCGATTTTTATCACCGGTATGCCGAAGATATAGCTTTGGTTAAACTACTGGGCTTTAAAGTTTTTAGATTTTCTATTGCCTGGTCGCGAATTTTACCTGCAGGTAGGGGAGAGATTAACCAGGAAGGTATCCGTTTTTATCACAACCTTATTGATGAGTGTTTAACCCATGGAATCACGCCCTACATAACCCTTTATCATTGGGATTTACCGCAGGCTTTAGAAGATGAGGGCGGCTGGACAAGCTTTAGCATTAACGCTGCCTTTAATGCTTTTGTAAGTATTTGCGCTTTAGCATACGGCGATAAGGTAAAAAACTGGATCGTGTTAAATGAGCCTTTTGGTTATACTTCTTTAGGTTATATGCTTGGGGTTCATGCCCCGGGGAAAACAGGGCTAAGCAATTTCTTTCCAGCAGTATTACATACTGCACTGGCCCAGGCAGATGGAGGTAAAATTTTAAGAGCAGAAATTAGCAAGGCTAATATTGGAACTACTTTTTCTTGTTCGGAGGTGATTCCAAATACACAAAGCGACAATGATATACTTACAGCCAAAAGGGTTGATTGCTTAATGAATCGTCTTTTTGTAGAACCCACTCAGGGTATGGGTTTTCCGACTGCCAATTGGGATGTGTTAGAGAAATTTCAGATCGAATATGGTACCTGGCGACTTCACGAACGAATGAAATTCGATTTTGACTTTATTGGTCTTCAAAATTATTTTCCTTTGGTGGTTAAGTACAATGCCTTTATTCCCATTGTTCAGGCCTGGGAGGTAAAAGCTAAAAGTAGAAAGAAGCCCCATACGGCAATGGGATGGGAGGTAAACGCAGATAGCTTTTATAATATTGTTAAACAGTTTGCAGCCTATCCAAATATCAAAAATATCCTGATCACCGAGAATGGCGCTGCTTATCACGATAAATTGATGAATGGTAAGGTAGAAGATCCTGAACGCATTGAATATTTTAAACTTTATTTAAATGCACTGCTAAAACTGAAAAAGGAAGGCATAAATGTAACCGGTTACATGGCCTGGACATTAATGGATAATTTTGAATGGGCTGAGGGTTTTACAGCACGGTTTGGGCTGATTTATAACGATTTTAAAACTCAGGAACGCACCATTAAAGATTCTGGATATTGGTGGCAAAACTTCCTGAGAAGTTAG
- a CDS encoding DUF2007 domain-containing protein, with amino-acid sequence MNDRTVVYSAYYNPMEANIIKAKLEDSGFACFLADENVATLNPLYNQAIGGVKLIVFERDVEAINALLAEDNSLGFESSDEIAGEDESVEDKTVCEQCGSTNVGYGMATDKKYSIWATIFAFLTLTTPIKANKCHHCYDCGYEFE; translated from the coding sequence ATGAACGATAGAACAGTAGTTTACAGCGCCTATTACAATCCAATGGAGGCCAATATTATTAAGGCTAAATTGGAAGATAGTGGATTTGCCTGTTTTTTGGCTGATGAAAATGTTGCAACCTTAAATCCACTTTACAATCAGGCCATTGGTGGTGTTAAACTCATTGTTTTTGAAAGAGATGTAGAGGCTATTAATGCGCTACTGGCTGAAGACAATAGTTTGGGCTTCGAATCATCAGATGAAATTGCTGGTGAAGATGAATCAGTGGAAGATAAAACGGTTTGTGAGCAATGTGGGTCTACTAATGTAGGTTATGGAATGGCTACCGATAAAAAATATAGTATTTGGGCAACTATATTTGCCTTTTTAACCCTAACTACACCCATTAAAGCCAATAAATGTCATCATTGCTACGATTGCGGTTATGAGTTTGAATAA
- a CDS encoding bifunctional aconitate hydratase 2/2-methylisocitrate dehydratase, producing the protein MSIYNDYIQEIEERKTQGLHPKPIDGAELLSEIIDQIKNVNNFNRADAVNFFIYNTLPGTTGAAGVKAEFLKEIILGGTIVAEITPDFAFELLSHMKGGSSIKVLLDIALADNGDKAHKAADVLKTQVYLYDADTDRLKEAYNNGNDIAKEILESYARAEFFTKLPEVAEEIKVVTFIAGIGDISTDLLSPGNQAHSRSDRELHGKCMITPEAQEEIQALQALHPDKSVMLVAEKGTMGVGSSRMSGVNNVALWTGKRSSPYIPFVNIAPIVGGTNGISPIFLTTVDVTGGIGIDLKNWVKKTDENGNVIRNENGEPILEQVYAIETGTVLTINTKTKKLYNGDQELIDISKALTPQKMEFIKAGGSYAIVFGKKIQTFAARTLGIEASTVFAPAKEVSIEGQGLTAVEKIFNRNAVGLTQGKVLHAGSDVRVEVNIVGSQDTTGLMTAQELEAMAATVISPIVDGAYQSGCHTASVWDKKAQANIPKLMKFMNDFGVITARDPKGEYHSMTDVIHKVLNDITIDEWAIIIGGDSHTRMSKGVAFGADSGTVALALATGEASMPIPESVKVTFKGQMKEHMDFRDVVHATQLQMLQQFDGENVFQGRIIEVHIGTLLADQAFTFTDWTAEMKAKASICISQDDTLIQSLEIAKNRIQIMIDKGMDNHNQVLQGLINKANKRIEEIKTGIKPALMPDDNAKYYAEVVIDLDLIEEPMIADPDVNNVDVSKRYTHDTIRDLTFYGGDKKVDLGFVGSCMVHKDDLKIVSQMLRNVETLTGKVEFKAPLVVAAPTYNIIDELKAEGDWEYLQKYSGFEFSDALPKAAARTEYENIMYLERPGCNLCMGNQEKAAKGDTVMATSTRLFQGRVVEDKDGKKGESLLASTPVVVLSAILGRIPSIEEYKLAVEGINLTKFTPISTKQ; encoded by the coding sequence ATGAGTATTTATAACGATTATATCCAGGAGATTGAAGAAAGAAAAACACAAGGTCTTCACCCTAAACCTATTGATGGAGCTGAATTATTAAGTGAAATCATCGATCAAATCAAAAATGTAAATAATTTTAACAGAGCAGATGCTGTTAATTTTTTCATATATAACACCTTGCCGGGCACTACCGGAGCAGCTGGTGTAAAAGCAGAGTTTTTAAAAGAAATTATTTTAGGCGGAACTATCGTCGCAGAAATTACACCTGATTTTGCTTTCGAATTGTTGTCGCACATGAAGGGTGGATCTTCTATCAAAGTGTTATTAGACATTGCTTTGGCCGATAATGGTGATAAAGCCCATAAAGCCGCAGATGTCCTTAAAACGCAGGTTTACTTGTACGATGCCGATACGGATCGTTTAAAAGAAGCCTACAATAATGGCAACGATATCGCTAAAGAAATACTGGAAAGTTATGCCAGGGCTGAATTCTTTACTAAACTTCCTGAAGTAGCAGAAGAAATCAAAGTGGTAACTTTTATCGCGGGTATTGGCGATATTTCTACAGATTTATTGTCTCCAGGTAACCAGGCACACTCCCGTTCAGATCGTGAATTGCATGGTAAATGTATGATTACGCCAGAGGCACAAGAGGAAATCCAAGCATTGCAGGCACTACATCCGGATAAAAGTGTGATGCTGGTAGCTGAAAAAGGCACCATGGGTGTAGGTTCCTCACGTATGTCTGGTGTAAATAATGTGGCACTTTGGACGGGCAAAAGATCTAGCCCTTATATCCCATTTGTAAACATAGCCCCAATTGTAGGTGGTACCAATGGTATTTCTCCAATTTTCTTAACAACAGTTGATGTAACAGGCGGCATTGGTATCGATCTTAAAAACTGGGTAAAGAAAACTGATGAGAATGGAAATGTTATTCGTAACGAAAATGGCGAGCCAATTTTAGAGCAGGTTTACGCTATAGAAACGGGTACGGTGCTTACCATTAATACAAAAACTAAAAAATTATACAATGGAGATCAAGAGTTGATCGACATTTCAAAAGCATTGACACCGCAAAAAATGGAATTTATCAAAGCCGGCGGTTCTTACGCTATTGTTTTTGGTAAAAAAATCCAAACTTTTGCAGCCAGAACTTTAGGTATCGAAGCTTCAACAGTATTCGCCCCGGCTAAAGAGGTATCTATCGAAGGGCAGGGTTTAACCGCTGTAGAAAAAATATTTAACAGAAATGCAGTAGGTTTAACACAGGGCAAGGTTTTACATGCCGGTTCTGACGTTCGTGTAGAAGTAAACATTGTTGGTTCTCAAGATACAACAGGTTTGATGACCGCTCAGGAATTAGAGGCCATGGCCGCTACAGTTATTTCTCCAATTGTTGATGGCGCATATCAGTCAGGTTGCCATACCGCATCTGTTTGGGATAAAAAAGCACAGGCAAATATCCCTAAACTGATGAAGTTTATGAATGATTTTGGCGTGATTACTGCCCGTGACCCTAAAGGCGAATATCATTCAATGACCGATGTTATTCACAAAGTATTGAACGACATCACTATTGATGAGTGGGCAATTATCATCGGTGGTGACTCGCACACACGTATGTCTAAAGGTGTGGCTTTCGGCGCAGATTCTGGTACGGTGGCATTGGCATTGGCAACTGGAGAAGCTTCCATGCCAATTCCTGAATCAGTAAAAGTAACATTCAAAGGTCAAATGAAAGAACACATGGATTTCCGTGATGTAGTACATGCGACACAATTGCAAATGTTACAGCAGTTTGATGGCGAAAACGTATTCCAGGGTCGTATCATCGAGGTACACATTGGTACTTTATTAGCCGACCAGGCCTTTACTTTTACCGATTGGACAGCCGAGATGAAAGCAAAAGCATCTATCTGTATTTCGCAAGACGATACTTTAATCCAATCTTTAGAAATTGCTAAAAATCGTATTCAAATTATGATAGACAAAGGTATGGACAACCATAACCAGGTTTTACAAGGTTTGATCAATAAGGCAAATAAACGTATTGAGGAAATAAAAACGGGCATTAAGCCTGCTTTAATGCCAGATGATAATGCTAAATATTATGCTGAGGTTGTAATTGATCTGGATCTAATTGAAGAACCAATGATTGCTGATCCGGATGTGAATAATGTAGATGTTTCTAAACGTTATACGCACGATACCATTAGAGACTTAACTTTTTACGGTGGCGATAAAAAAGTAGATCTTGGTTTCGTAGGTTCTTGTATGGTACATAAAGATGACTTGAAAATCGTTTCTCAAATGTTGAGAAACGTAGAGACACTAACGGGTAAAGTAGAGTTCAAAGCACCATTGGTCGTTGCAGCCCCTACTTACAATATCATTGATGAGTTGAAAGCAGAAGGCGATTGGGAATACTTACAAAAATACTCTGGATTTGAGTTCAGCGATGCCTTACCTAAGGCTGCAGCTCGTACCGAATATGAAAACATCATGTACTTAGAGCGTCCGGGTTGTAACCTTTGCATGGGTAACCAGGAAAAAGCGGCTAAAGGCGACACTGTAATGGCCACGTCAACCCGTTTATTCCAGGGCCGTGTGGTAGAAGACAAGGACGGTAAAAAAGGAGAATCTTTATTGGCATCTACACCAGTAGTGGTTCTTTCGGCTATTTTAGGTCGTATTCCAAGTATTGAAGAATATAAATTAGCGGTAGAAGGTATTAATTTAACCAAGTTTACGCCAATTTCTACAAAACAATAA
- a CDS encoding polysaccharide deacetylase family protein produces the protein MYLIKSPLLLKWYYPSLLWNKSRTEKVIYLTFDDGPIPNVTDFVLKTLKAFNAKATFFCIGDNIVKHPEVFERIKYDGHAIGNHTFNHLKGWKTDNETYLQNTLKCQKLTQTHLFRPPYGRIRKSQITSLKSEVRSPKSIFQSPKSDSGLETKDSGLNIVMWDVLSGDFDTKLPPEKCYQNVIKHTENGSIIVFHDSLKAFDRLSYALPKVLAYFTEKGFTFSSL, from the coding sequence ATGTACCTGATCAAATCACCGCTTCTGCTAAAATGGTATTATCCATCACTATTATGGAATAAATCCCGCACCGAAAAAGTTATTTATTTGACCTTTGACGATGGACCTATACCCAATGTTACAGATTTTGTATTAAAAACTTTAAAAGCCTTTAATGCTAAAGCTACATTTTTTTGCATTGGCGATAATATTGTAAAACACCCCGAAGTTTTTGAACGCATAAAATACGACGGACATGCAATTGGCAACCATACTTTCAATCATTTAAAAGGCTGGAAAACCGATAATGAAACCTATCTTCAAAATACGCTAAAATGCCAGAAACTTACGCAAACCCACCTTTTCCGCCCACCCTACGGACGGATTAGGAAGAGTCAGATTACAAGTCTGAAGTCTGAAGTCCGAAGTCCAAAGTCCATATTCCAAAGTCCAAAGTCTGACTCAGGACTCGAGACTAAAGACTCAGGACTGAACATCGTAATGTGGGATGTACTTAGCGGCGATTTCGACACTAAACTCCCACCCGAAAAATGTTATCAAAACGTGATTAAACATACCGAAAATGGTTCAATAATTGTATTTCACGATAGTTTAAAAGCATTCGACCGGTTATCTTACGCACTTCCCAAAGTATTGGCTTATTTTACTGAAAAAGGTTTTACGTTTTCATCATTGTAG